In Besnoitia besnoiti strain Bb-Ger1 chromosome IX, whole genome shotgun sequence, a single genomic region encodes these proteins:
- a CDS encoding hypothetical protein (encoded by transcript BESB_012590), with translation MAPAFLKRLVVEAQKTGLCLPALPGWQKRHRRCLASRQRNNRSKSESSGVSREDAREETTDDSSRIFDEEQGREELAALATEADASVFVMSYASRQVVWSLECQLPPQFLFECNTWRPICPRPPRVWLRRGNAIGLGTKSVFLEVGPAGSNDCPFAAKVFLISSNVIDIDRAFADPDYVDHARALVDKEVHRRMRQEFSIRRLTTQDDPLTLLSDQGLLVPLCWGIVTDLREDMIRVSPEMVATKFLVIYPRMACALGELPFDFLGMSAKLLLTKQCVNVITKFHANGCVHRDLSLDSFMLDFEGHVYLRSIRRAARYTGKPEGLVVPEDPLYLDPDTAISLIRQPQGRLVSMWSRDSWALGVILFVVWFNRLPYSLPEFAHGDPERKVRSLALLPFIERPLDDALVVCRSAIPKEVKELLAGLLRLRGPQRQSPEDISRTSPLFRYVRTGSDSDHGLPRTTPARSSFPALDLFLFQRGRANAVPPGCW, from the coding sequence ATGGCACCGGCGTTTCTGAAGCGTCTGGTTGTAGAAGCCCAGAAAACTGGTTTGTGTCTTCCGGCGTTGCCAGGCTGGCAGAAACGCCACCGAAGATGTCTAGCATCAAGGCAGAGGAACAACAGATCAAAATCAGAATCATCAGGTGTCTCCAGAGAAGATGCACGCGAGGAAACAACAGACGATTCCTCAAGGATATTTGATGAAGAGCAAGGCCGAGAGGAGCTGGCCGCTCTTGCTACGGAGGCAGATGCGAGCGTGTTTGTTATGTCATACGCCAGCAGGCAAGTGGTATGGTCACTCGAATGCCAGCTTCCTCCCCAGTTTCTCTTCGAGTGCAATACGTGGCGACCCATTTGTCCAAGGCCGCCCCGTGTTTGGCTGCGCAGGGGAAACGCCATTGGGCTGGGAACAAAGTCAGTCTTCCTTGAGGTGGGCCCCGCGGGCTCAAACGATTGCCCTTTTGCCGCCAAAGTCTTTTTGATAAGCAGCAACGTGATCGACATTGACCGGGCGTTCGCCGATCCAGACTACGTAGATCACGCACGCGCACTTGTAGACAAGGAGGTGCATCGGAGGATGAGGCAAGAATTCAGCATTAGGAGACTAACTACTCAGGACGACCCTCTCACGCTCCTGTCCGACCAGGGGCTGCTGGTCCCTCTCTGCTGGGGAATCGTCACTGACCTACGAGAAGATATGATTCGCGTTAGCCCGGAGATGGTTGCGACCAAGTTTCTTGTTATCTACCCACGTATGGCTTGCGCTTTAGGTGAACTTCCTTTTGATTTTCTTGGCATGTCGGCAAAGCTGTTACTGACAAAACAGTGCGTGAACGTGATCACAAAGTTTCATGCAAATGGATGCGTCCACCGAGATCTTTCCCTCGATAGTTTTATGCTGGACTTTGAGGGCCACGTTTACCTTCGCAGCATTCGCCGAGCAGCTAGATACACGGGAAAGCCGGAGGGACTGGTGGTGCCGGAGGACCCCCTTTACCTCGACCCGGACACCGCCATCTCTTTGATACGCCAACCGCAAGGGAGGCTTGTTTCCATGTGGAGCCGGGATTCGTGGGCGCTGGGAGTCATATTGTTTGTTGTGTGGTTCAACCGGCTCCCATACAGTTTGCCAGAGTTCGCACATGGGGACCCGGAAAGGAAAGTACGATCTCTTGCCCTTTTACCATTCATTGAACGGCCTTTGGACGACGCGTTGGTGGTCTGCCGTTCCGCAATACCTAAGGAAGTGAAGGAGCTTTTGGCAGGCTTGCTCCGTTTGCGTGGGCCGCAACGGCAAAGTCCGGAGGATATCTCGAGAACCAGCCCGCTTTTCCGCTACGTCCGAACAGGCTCTGACTCAGACCATGGTCTCCCGCGAACCACTCCCGCGCGCTCATCATTCCCAGCGCTCGACCTGTTCCTTTTCCAAAGAGGCAGAGCAAATGCTGTACCTCCCGGATGCTGGTAA
- a CDS encoding hypothetical protein (encoded by transcript BESB_012600): MEELTLHCLAWKGRQRNAAISTHAPLYTRVKCLVVLGAPGGKRRTLTLRSWQSRSERGIDQEHRHCDGRLSWQGRKKMKELKERVVNTSFFSISQAIFRRRKHLLLLFLVCLVLLLHSILTNVNPRLTCEPLESLEELARKTGAAEGGQQHSRLMEAPPRGTHYRIAGRSLVDSVDWFHPANLGLELFSRSNATLEG; this comes from the exons ATGGAAGAGCTGACCTTACATTGTCT TGCGTGGAaagggaggcagagaaacgcAGCTATATcaacgcatgcgccgctgtACACTCGTGTCAAATGTCTTGTAGTTCTGGGCGCACcaggaggaaagcgaaggaCGCTGACCCTCCGCTCGTGGCAGTCTCGAAGTGAAAGAGGCATCGACCAAGAACACCGCCACTGTGACGGCAGATTATCTTGGcaggggaggaagaagatgaaaGAACTGAAGGAAAGAGTTGTGAATACATCTTTCTTCAGCATATCACAAGCTATATTCAGGCGCCGCAAGCATCTCCTTCTGCTATTTCTCGTCTGCCTGGTTCTGCTCCTGCATTCTATACTGACGAATGTCAATCCTCGATTGA CCTGTGAGCCACTAGAATCTCTCGAAGAACTCGCCCGCAAGACTGGTGCTGCCGAAGGTGGACAGCAGCACAGTCGCTTGATGGAGGCGCCACCGCGA GGAACACATTATCGGATTGCTGGACGCAGTCTTGTGGACAGTGTTGACTGGTTTCATCCAGCCAACCTCGGCCTTGAACTGTTCTCGCGGTCAAATGCCACCCTCGAAGGTTAG
- a CDS encoding hypothetical protein (encoded by transcript BESB_012610) translates to MNLWCPRQYYCPTPDKCVSSFGDAGGGFDPLLWGPQFVDDAGRPRVPLPTNTWWQPFVFPPGKSVEIWEAELFSMEDRTADVIHLPEMMLLVAVLHSGIGEQHVVNSAPYLITIVTKPKGRTDLVGDRAGLQIRGPYTVVDNSSDGGVFGYRQSNGPIGYGFFFGVRLRDYGDFVKKHYVSDYSPLSVTKAWEIVQFPVVCTQTIEAHIVRGSPWLTMELPAGHKLLLETLAADLFSGKKNALQKIVNLSGLPTDGNLACSSLLRSAIPTDALELHLSDGTLWLLVLDHKIQMTCESSTTHDRLMSSRRLDRPIVARLALASVCRHPHVWGEGGSGAMVGVDKTCPHQETEKKSSYRWRLMSLVNKVTNRRLDEVSDYVNQRRQLELLSTDERWGGFELQTVAWKPEAMIPALRNMTVPANAVVIPEGFFRGDGIGVTGDLYYWLAVHFLSVQGGTIVLLGGMNGEGKTREFLRSLFNIDLEPAGFFSYDDAESIPHQTHDIYDTPPYEEDEGIDELLLPENMPKELRRPVALVEDPDSGTEKEGPSNNKVEAVWTPWHGWPFAPYCRPGSAENSCEGATNAFFYRGQGESGGHEVINRSTISEVVLGFLEVAPSASEGVCTAEHQKLNLTCSVALSRLGAQQDFIHEMSSTLLDEDGLMDTERLRRFLRGTKVEHTQNIGEPTEEIIDEQTETSRDALLRHALLYPTKGEIILRTSPVDEHITVQNAKLTYKFLSYPLPDYEAHSLYPPDVHVSSGKTMDLRPLWDPHRLIVYMHDVQQIITNEGSLTSCLITSHGTPAYLLVNLVESGLGEVLRRNETGDYENIVERIHPQWQNILRWAIRQDLSGPTKLDIVELERNADDMQEWVRLMHRYASMVLTANTLGIRGERERALDFLRMGIEKLLGAQFENVLLYDTTWAGVTGSELASACPALRNSAVEAGAGLFYGTHAFLGYIVHMAAVVAKFDAGWLNKRLRINTPYGMKNPKLHHAILGLIRSFATPSFLRTYQDSSVAARLQQFFVTARHKDWWFLNSYSSGIQQPDALGPHQESSSEAAFAYWAVAMYAKVTGDQQLEQWGRVLAATEIYAANAYIHLKEWNEIYPPAVRYLGAIGRRHETAAVFNTIEGNEPFKIFSKQVVPLTPFSFEVIDSGWALWMTERWRRACVQNVSKCFKEFGDIGLTHMSLFTQKWTAEHGPEGVDTEMTILSEIEHATQQVLHINCFQIKSFDCGVHTLSNALLFVAVAHALGGASTILDVEDGNGRYRIY, encoded by the exons ATGAATCTGTGGTGCCCGCGCCAGTATTACTGCCCGACTCCCGACAAATGTGTGAGCTCGTTTGGTGACGCAGGGGGCGGTTTTGATCCTCTGCTATGGGGACCGCAATTCGTCGACGATGCAGGGCGCCCACGAGTGCCTTTACCGACCAACACGTGGTGGCAGCCTTTCGTTTTCCCTCCAGGCAAGTCCGTCGAGATCTGGGAGGCTGAGCTGTTCTCCATGGAGGACAGGACTGCAGATGTCATCCATTTGCCTGAAATGATGTTGTTGGTTGCGGTTCTTCATTCAGGCATTGGCGAACAGCATGTAGTCAACAGCGCACCGTACCTCATCACCATCGTAACGAAACCGAAAGGTCGGACAGATTTAGTCGGCGACAGAGCTGGTTTGCAA ATACGGGGGCCATACACTGTTGTCGACAATTCAAGCGACGGTGGAGTGTTCGGCTACAGACAAAGTAACGGCCCCATTGGATACGGCTTTTTCTTCGGCGTGCGACTCCGAGACTATG GTGACTTCGTCAAGAAGCACTACGTCAGTGATTACTCGCCACTCTCCGTGACCAAAGCCTGGGAGATTGTGCAGTTCC CGGTCGTGTGTACGCAGACGATCGAAGCCCACATCGTCCGGGGGAGTCCGTGGCTTACAATGGAGCTTCCGGCTGGACATAAACTGCTTCTCgagacgctggcggcggactTGTTTAGCG GAAAAAAGAACGCGTTACAGAAGATTGTCAATCTCTCCGGCCTGCCGACGGACGGCAACCTTGCTTGCTCCTCTCTTCTACGATCTGCAATCCCTACCGATGCTCTCGAGCTGCATCTTTCCGACGGCACACTCTGGCTTCTCGTACTGGACCACAAA ATTCAGATGACGTGCGAATCTTCGACTACTCACGACCGGTTGATGTCCTCAAGGAGGCTGGATAGACCGATCGTAGCGCGGCTGGCCCTTGCTTCAGTATGCCGTCATCCCCACGTGTGGGGAGAAGGCGGGTCTGGAGCGATGGTCGGGGTCGACAAGACTTGCCCCCATCAGGAAACCGAAAAGAAGAGTTCCTATCGCTG GAGGCTCATGTCTCTCGTAAACAAAGTTACAAATCGCCGGCTGGACGAGGTGTCGGACTACGTAAATCAAAGG CGGCAACTGGAGTTGCTATCGACCGACGAACGTTGGGGTGGTTTTGAGCTACAGACAGTGGCGTGGAAGCCAGAGGCAATGATTCCCGCATTGAGAAATATGACTGTCCCAGCCAATGCAGTTGTAATCCCTGAAGGGTTCTTCCG GGGCGACGGCATCGGTGTAACAGGCGACCTATACTACTGGCTTGCAGTCCATTTCTTGAGCGTTCAAGGTGGCACTATCGTCCTACTAGGCGGCATGAACG GGGAAGGGAAAACAAGGGAGTTCCTCAGGAGCCTCTTCAACATCGATCTGGAACCGGCAGGGTTTTTCTCCTACGATGATGCGGAGAGCATTCCACATCAGACACATGACATTTACGATACGCCACCgtacgaagaagacgaagggaTCGACGAACTCCTACTACCAG AAAATATGCCTAAGGAGCTTCGGCGGCCAGTGGCACTGGTCGAAGATCCAGATAGCGG GACGGAAAAGGAGGGCCCGAGCAACAATAAGGTGGAAGCGGTATGGACTCCTTGGCACGGCTGGCCTTTTGCTCCATATTGTAGGCCAG GCTCCGCGGAGAATTCGTGCGAGGGGGCAACCAATGCTTTTTTCTACCGCGGACAGGGAG AGTCAGGTGGCCATGAAGTCATCAATCGTTCGACAATATCCGAAGTGGTTTTAGGTTTCCTCGAGGTAGCACCATCGGCTTCCGAAGGAGTATGCACTGCAGAGCACCAGAAATTGAACCTCACTTGCTCCGTTGCTCTTTCACGCCTGGGGGCACAGCAAGATTTCATACACGAGATGAGTTCAACGCTATTGGATGAAGACGGTTTGATGGATACTGAACGTCTTCGGCGTTTCCTGCG GGGAACCAAGGTGGAACACACACAAAATATCGGAGAGCCGACTGAAGAGATTATCGACGAACAGACAGAGACCTCTAGAGATGCACTTTTGCGTCACGCCCTCTTGTACCCCACGAAGGGCGAAATCATCCTGAGGACGTCGCCGGTGGATGAGCATATCACCGTCCAGAATGCCA AACTGACTTACAAGTTTCTATCCTATCCCCTTCCCGATTATGAGGCGCACTCTCTGTACCCTCCCGACGTTCACGTGAGCTCGGGCAAAACAATGGATTTGCGGCCTTTATGGGATCCACACCGACTAATTGTCTACATGCACGATGTACAACA AATAATAACAAACGAAGGCTCCCTGACATCGTGTTTGATCACGAGCCAC GGGACCCCGGCATATCTGTTAGTGAACTTGGTAGAAAGCGGGTTGGGAGAGGTCCTGAGGAGGAACGAGACTGGCGACTACGAGAATATTGTTGAGCGTATCCATCCGCAATGGCAGAACATCTTAAG GTGGGCCATCCGGCAAGATCTGTCAGGGCCTACGAAGCTGGACATTGTCGAGCTGGAGAGAAACGCGGATGACATGCAAGAATGGGTTCGA CTGATGCATCGTTACGCTAGTATGGTCCTGACTGCGAACACTCTCGGCATCCGTGGGGAACGCGAGAGG GCGCTAGATTTTCTTCGAATGGGTATCGAGAAACTTCTTGGCGCTCAGTTCGAAAACGTGCTTCTATATGACACAACTTGGG CGGGCGTCACCGGGTCCGAGCTGGCAAGCGCCTGCCCGGCACTACGGAACAGTGCCGTAGAAGCTGGGGCAGGTCTGTTCTACGGCACGCACGCCTTCCTAGGTTACATTGTCCACATGGCTGCAGTAGTTGCAAAGTTTGATGCGGG GTGGCTAAACAAACGCCTACGTATCAACACTCCTTATGGCATGAAAAATCCGAAACTTCACCACGCGATCCTTGGGTTGATCCGCAGCTTTGCCACGCCGTCCTTCCTTCGTACATACCAGGACTCCTCCGTTGCGGCGAGACTTCAGCAGTTTTTTGTG ACTGCAAGACACAAAGATTGGTGGTTCCTGAATTCCTACAGTAGTGGCATTCAGCAACCCGACGCCTTGGGTCCGCATCAA gagagcagcagcgaggcggccttcgcgtATTGGGCTGTTGCTATGTACGCCAAGGTGACTGGAGATCAGCAACTCGAGCAGTGGGGTAGGGTGTTGGCAGCAACAGAAATCTACGCGGCTAATGCATATATTCACCTCAAAGAAT GGAACGAGATCTACCCCCCCGCAGTACGGTATCTTGGAGCCATTGGGAGACGTCATGAGACGGCTGCGGTCTTTAACACCATTGAAGGCAACGAACCATTCAAG ATATTCAGCAAGCAGGTCGTTCCGTTGACCCCTTTCTCTTTCGAGGTGATAGATTCCGGCTGGGCTCTCTGGATGACCGAGCGCTGGCGAAGAGCATGTGTTCAAAATGTATCGAAGTGTTTCAAGGAATTCGGTGACATTGGTCTCACACACATGTCACTCTTCACGCAAAAATGGACGGCC GAGCACGGCCCAGAAGGCGTTGATACAGAGATGACCATTTTGAGCGAGATCGAGCATGCCACTCAACAGGTGCTGCATATCAACTGCTTTCAG ATCAAAAGCTTTGACTGCGGGGTCCACACACTATCAAATGCACTTCTGTTCGTTGccgtcgcgcatgcgctaGGAGGGGCGTCGACTATCCTAGACGTGGAGGATGGCAACGGCCGGTATAGGATATACTAA